In Candidatus Poribacteria bacterium, one genomic interval encodes:
- a CDS encoding DUF2281 domain-containing protein, producing the protein MESTIIEKIRELPPELQEEVIHFIDFLRTKKSSKRKKKPNLEWVGGLKAYRDQYTALELQKKASDWRD; encoded by the coding sequence ATGGAATCTACCATTATTGAAAAAATCAGGGAGCTTCCTCCCGAACTCCAAGAAGAAGTCATCCATTTCATTGATTTTCTACGAACCAAAAAAAGTTCAAAACGAAAGAAAAAACCAAACTTGGAATGGGTTGGCGGATTAAAAGCGTATCGTGACCAGTACACAGCCCTTGAACTTCAAAAAAAAGCGTCAGATTGGAGGGATTAG
- the leuD gene encoding 3-isopropylmalate dehydratase small subunit: MEAFTEHVGRVVLLDRINVDTDQIIPKQFLKRIERTGFGEFLFNDWRYLENGDPNPEFVLNLPRYAGASILIAGANFGCGSSREHAPWALQQYGFKAILAPSFADIFRNNCYKNGILPIALPADVITSLSQEAQDTEGYQLMIDLEEQSVICSDGAAHTFEIGDFEKYCLLNGLDEIGWTLQYEGDIAAYENR, from the coding sequence ATGGAAGCATTCACAGAACACGTCGGACGTGTCGTCCTACTCGACCGGATTAATGTTGATACCGACCAGATTATCCCGAAGCAATTTTTGAAACGGATTGAACGGACAGGCTTCGGTGAATTTCTCTTTAACGATTGGCGTTACCTTGAAAACGGAGATCCGAACCCAGAATTCGTGCTGAACCTCCCGCGCTACGCAGGGGCGAGTATTCTCATCGCAGGTGCGAATTTCGGGTGTGGCAGCTCCCGTGAACACGCACCGTGGGCACTCCAACAGTACGGCTTCAAAGCGATTCTCGCACCCTCATTTGCGGACATCTTCCGTAACAACTGCTATAAGAACGGCATCCTTCCGATAGCTCTGCCAGCAGATGTTATCACCTCGCTCAGTCAAGAAGCACAAGACACCGAGGGCTACCAGCTGATGATAGACTTAGAAGAGCAATCGGTCATCTGTTCTGACGGCGCTGCCCACACTTTTGAAATCGGTGACTTTGAGAAATACTGCTTACTCAACGGACTCGATGAGATCGGTTGGACTTTGCAATATGAAGGGGACATTGCAGCGTATGAAAATCGATAG
- a CDS encoding ornithine cyclodeaminase family protein yields the protein MPIRILSAADVRAALPMPKAIEAMRRAYSQLSADKAVAPPRQHLSTDKGVTLIMPAYLPEHSEFGIKVVSVYDDNPNLDLPRITATVLVLDPATGTPKAFMDGASLTAIRTGAGGGVAADLLARKDAKKVGLFGAGVQARAQLHAVMAVRNIARVNLISRTEASAQQLATEISKWTDPPKVNIVSTPQKVVEDADIVLCATTSATPLFDGNNLQPGTHITAVGTFVPEKREVDTTTIRRSDRIVVDSREACTEEAGDLIIPNAEIDAEIGEILNGDKPKRESDSEITFFKSVGVAVQDTVAGAAVLTEAEAKGLGTLIEMA from the coding sequence ATGCCTATTAGAATCCTCTCTGCAGCTGATGTCCGCGCAGCGTTACCAATGCCCAAAGCGATCGAGGCGATGCGGCGCGCTTATAGCCAACTCTCAGCAGACAAAGCAGTCGCACCACCTCGCCAACATCTCTCCACTGACAAAGGTGTCACGCTCATCATGCCCGCCTATCTGCCTGAGCACAGCGAATTCGGCATCAAAGTCGTTTCAGTTTACGACGATAATCCCAACCTCGACTTACCTCGTATCACCGCCACGGTTTTAGTCCTCGACCCAGCGACAGGAACCCCGAAAGCCTTTATGGACGGTGCCAGTCTCACTGCTATCCGAACAGGAGCCGGTGGCGGCGTGGCAGCAGATTTACTTGCCCGTAAGGACGCAAAGAAGGTCGGACTCTTCGGAGCGGGTGTACAAGCGAGGGCACAGTTACACGCAGTAATGGCAGTCAGAAATATCGCACGCGTGAACCTCATCAGTCGTACAGAAGCCTCGGCGCAACAACTCGCTACTGAAATTTCAAAGTGGACAGACCCACCCAAAGTCAATATTGTATCCACACCACAAAAAGTCGTTGAGGATGCCGATATTGTACTATGTGCGACGACATCGGCAACGCCTCTTTTCGACGGGAACAACCTACAACCGGGCACACACATCACAGCTGTTGGCACATTCGTGCCGGAAAAACGGGAAGTCGATACGACGACAATAAGGCGATCAGATCGAATTGTTGTTGACTCGCGTGAAGCCTGCACAGAAGAAGCGGGAGACCTGATTATTCCCAACGCTGAAATTGATGCCGAAATCGGCGAAATTCTCAACGGCGACAAACCCAAGCGTGAGTCGGACAGCGAAATCACGTTTTTCAAATCCGTAGGTGTAGCGGTGCAAGACACAGTCGCAGGCGCAGCAGTACTGACAGAAGCGGAAGCGAAAGGGTTAGGCACCCTCATTGAAATGGCGTAA
- a CDS encoding HAD family hydrolase, which translates to MPYKAIIFDLYGTLVENFSSQAYDQVQEQMAKTLDIPYLKFRQVMLETINDKSSGGYYAVEDNILEICGRLSVKVNTTQIEQVVTLHYEFSESTLVIESKVLEALDTLKSDGLLLGLITNCRPPIPSAFAQSSLAQYIDVPVFSCEERIRKPSRRIYQIVCERLKVQPQECLYVGDGSGEELTGAAAVGMLPILKRVDLTDVYDSYRPEVENWQGIAIDEISELCDIVSELA; encoded by the coding sequence ATGCCTTACAAAGCCATCATATTCGATTTATACGGTACATTAGTTGAAAATTTCAGCAGCCAAGCGTACGACCAGGTCCAAGAACAGATGGCAAAAACTCTTGATATTCCATACCTAAAATTCCGGCAAGTCATGCTGGAAACAATTAACGATAAATCCTCAGGCGGCTATTATGCCGTTGAAGACAATATACTTGAGATATGTGGTCGCTTAAGTGTTAAAGTGAATACCACCCAAATTGAGCAGGTTGTCACTCTACATTATGAATTCTCAGAGAGTACACTCGTGATCGAGTCCAAGGTCTTAGAGGCATTAGATACACTAAAAAGTGATGGTTTACTTTTAGGTCTTATTACGAACTGCAGGCCGCCTATCCCATCTGCGTTCGCGCAATCTTCGTTAGCCCAATACATTGACGTTCCTGTTTTCTCCTGTGAAGAACGGATTAGGAAACCATCGCGGCGTATCTACCAGATAGTGTGTGAACGGCTGAAGGTCCAACCACAGGAGTGCCTTTACGTTGGGGATGGAAGCGGTGAAGAATTGACGGGTGCAGCGGCGGTCGGCATGCTACCCATACTAAAACGAGTCGATTTAACAGATGTCTACGACTCATATCGACCGGAAGTAGAAAACTGGCAGGGAATTGCCATTGATGAAATCTCGGAGTTGTGCGACATCGTTTCCGAATTAGCATAA
- a CDS encoding polysaccharide deacetylase family protein produces MQSVITLVIGFVTSVLLWFFFRPPFGKNVARLNTDQKVVALTFDDGPQPPYTDRLLDVLAKYNVKATFFVIGNRIEKYPETSHRIIAEGHQIGNHSYTHPVLGCLPPIYVERQIERTDKLLRQLGITEEIVFRAPMLTRFLPVAWVLAKGDRTHISCNVWGWDWITQNADRIAKTVLRKVLSSTGAGSIIVLHDGKAGNADANRSGTVEAADRIITALKQEGYRFVRLSDVGNQS; encoded by the coding sequence ATGCAATCAGTGATTACCCTTGTAATAGGATTCGTAACGTCAGTACTTTTATGGTTTTTCTTTAGACCGCCTTTCGGAAAGAATGTCGCTCGACTGAACACAGATCAGAAGGTTGTCGCGCTCACTTTTGATGACGGTCCACAACCCCCTTACACCGATCGGTTGCTTGATGTTCTCGCCAAGTATAACGTCAAAGCCACCTTCTTCGTGATCGGAAATCGGATTGAAAAGTATCCTGAAACATCGCACCGCATTATTGCTGAGGGACATCAGATCGGCAATCACTCCTATACTCACCCTGTACTGGGCTGTTTGCCGCCGATCTACGTCGAACGGCAAATTGAACGAACAGATAAGCTGCTTCGGCAACTGGGCATTACTGAAGAGATTGTGTTTCGAGCCCCGATGTTAACGAGGTTTTTGCCGGTGGCATGGGTGCTCGCGAAAGGTGACCGAACGCACATCAGCTGCAATGTGTGGGGTTGGGATTGGATAACCCAAAACGCTGACAGGATCGCTAAAACGGTGTTGCGGAAGGTACTTTCATCTACAGGGGCGGGTTCAATTATTGTTCTACACGATGGAAAAGCGGGAAATGCGGACGCGAACCGTTCAGGGACGGTCGAGGCGGCAGACCGCATCATCACAGCACTGAAACAGGAGGGATACCGGTTTGTGCGGTTGTCGGATGTCGGTAATCAGAGTTAA
- a CDS encoding PIN domain-containing protein: MYLADTNIFLEALLGQDKKEDVQSFLQNIDLSTIFITDLSLHSIGIILYRLKNFALFSSFLEDIIVDGIGILSLPPEDLKTLDLTVDKFNLDFDDAYQYTVAAKYEMQLISFDADFDRTERKRKEPIEVL; this comes from the coding sequence GTGTACCTCGCGGATACCAATATTTTTCTTGAAGCCTTGTTGGGACAAGATAAAAAGGAAGATGTCCAATCATTCTTACAGAATATTGACTTGAGCACAATCTTCATAACAGATTTGTCGCTTCATTCCATAGGCATTATTCTGTATCGGTTGAAGAATTTCGCGCTCTTTAGTTCGTTCTTAGAGGATATAATTGTTGACGGGATCGGCATCCTCTCATTGCCTCCGGAAGATCTTAAAACGCTGGACCTGACAGTCGATAAATTTAACCTTGACTTTGACGATGCATACCAATACACTGTCGCCGCGAAATACGAGATGCAACTCATCAGTTTCGATGCGGATTTTGATCGGACCGAAAGGAAACGAAAGGAACCTATTGAGGTATTATAA
- a CDS encoding IMP dehydrogenase, producing the protein MAHFFSEASRTFSEYLLLPNLTTKDCIPENVILRTPLVKFKVGQQPPSLEVNIPFASAIMQAVSDHNLAIALARQGGISFIYGSQSIEEQAAMVRTVKSHKAGFVVSDSNLKCDSTIADVVKLTEETGHSTIPITEDGSSSGELFGLITDKDYRLSRVDLNAKVSEFMTPFPELIVGQKGITIEDANDLIWKHKINCLPIVDENRKLVHLVFRKDYDDHKKNPLESVDSQKRLVVGAGINTRDYKERVPALVAAGVDIICVDSSEGYTEWQSDTIQFIKDTYNGTVKVGGGNVVHGDAFMYLVEAGADFVKVGIGGGAICITREQKGIGCGQATAVIEVARQRDLYLKETGVYVPICSDGGIFQDYHIGLALAMGADFVMMGRYFARFDESPSKLRKLGMNTVKEYWGEGTKRASNWQRYHEGGGTELLFEEGADAYVPYAGKMNDNLKTTLAKIRSLLCNCGAISLPEFRQKARFVLVSSASIREGGVHDIIPRTTQDG; encoded by the coding sequence ATGGCTCACTTTTTTTCTGAAGCAAGCCGGACTTTCAGCGAATACCTGCTTTTACCCAACTTAACCACGAAGGATTGTATCCCTGAAAACGTTATCCTGAGAACCCCGCTCGTGAAGTTTAAAGTTGGGCAGCAACCGCCATCTCTGGAAGTGAATATCCCGTTTGCTTCAGCCATCATGCAAGCCGTTTCGGATCACAATTTGGCAATTGCACTCGCAAGACAGGGTGGGATCTCCTTTATCTATGGATCCCAAAGTATTGAAGAGCAGGCAGCAATGGTCCGGACAGTTAAAAGCCACAAAGCGGGTTTCGTCGTCAGCGACTCAAATTTAAAGTGTGATAGCACGATAGCAGATGTCGTGAAACTCACCGAAGAAACAGGACACTCGACGATTCCTATAACCGAAGATGGTTCGTCTTCAGGTGAACTCTTCGGACTCATAACGGATAAGGACTATAGACTGAGTCGAGTAGATTTAAACGCCAAAGTAAGCGAATTCATGACACCGTTTCCCGAACTGATTGTCGGTCAAAAGGGGATTACGATTGAAGATGCCAACGACCTCATTTGGAAACACAAAATAAATTGTCTGCCGATCGTTGATGAAAATCGTAAACTGGTACATTTGGTCTTCAGGAAGGATTACGATGACCATAAGAAAAATCCACTTGAATCCGTAGATTCTCAGAAAAGACTCGTGGTGGGTGCCGGAATTAATACAAGAGATTACAAAGAGAGAGTACCAGCACTGGTCGCAGCGGGTGTCGATATTATTTGTGTTGATTCTTCCGAAGGGTACACAGAGTGGCAATCAGACACCATTCAATTTATTAAAGATACGTACAATGGGACTGTAAAAGTCGGCGGCGGGAATGTCGTTCACGGAGATGCATTCATGTATTTGGTAGAAGCCGGTGCTGATTTTGTAAAAGTGGGCATCGGTGGCGGGGCTATTTGTATAACAAGAGAACAGAAAGGGATTGGTTGTGGGCAAGCGACTGCTGTCATTGAAGTCGCCCGGCAAAGAGACCTGTATTTGAAGGAAACCGGTGTTTACGTGCCGATTTGTTCAGATGGCGGCATATTCCAAGATTATCATATCGGTTTGGCACTTGCTATGGGTGCCGATTTCGTGATGATGGGCAGATATTTCGCAAGATTTGATGAAAGTCCAAGTAAGCTAAGAAAATTGGGTATGAATACAGTGAAAGAATATTGGGGCGAAGGAACAAAGCGAGCATCCAATTGGCAACGCTACCACGAGGGCGGCGGTACGGAATTATTGTTCGAGGAAGGTGCCGACGCTTATGTCCCTTATGCCGGAAAGATGAACGATAATTTGAAAACAACCCTCGCGAAAATCCGATCGCTTCTATGTAATTGTGGGGCGATATCGCTACCAGAATTTCGTCAAAAAGCAAGATTCGTGTTAGTCTCCTCAGCAAGTATTCGTGAAGGCGGTGTTCACGACATTATCCCAAGAACGACGCAGGATGGATAA
- a CDS encoding antitoxin family protein produces MTHPKKIKATYKNGVIEPLDKINLPEGQALEVEIKTLPSATSELSLDQKRALIEKNRGSMKGTWGSTVEEINAYIESERHPWDREF; encoded by the coding sequence ATGACACATCCAAAAAAGATAAAAGCAACCTACAAAAACGGGGTGATTGAGCCATTAGATAAGATCAATCTTCCTGAAGGACAAGCACTTGAGGTTGAAATCAAAACCCTCCCTTCTGCCACTTCTGAACTTTCTCTTGATCAAAAGAGAGCACTGATTGAAAAAAACCGCGGCTCAATGAAAGGCACATGGGGAAGTACCGTTGAAGAAATTAACGCGTACATCGAATCAGAAAGGCACCCATGGGATCGAGAGTTTTAG
- the leuC gene encoding 3-isopropylmalate dehydratase large subunit, with product MAKQESHDFRHGSVKKTMYEKIWEAHLVRASADEVPILYIDTHLVHEVTSPQAFEGLRLNNRKVRRPDLTFATMDHNVPTTDRSLPITDLIAAKQMETLAENCTEFDIPLYDIDSPEQGIVHVIGPELGITQPGKTIVCGDSHTSTHGALGALAFGIGTSEIEHVLATQCLLQQKSETFEIRIDGTLPYGVTAKDIILSIIGHIGIDGGNGAVVEYTGSAIRALSIEERMTVCNMSIEAGARAGMIAPDDTTYEYITGKRFAPKGEEFDAAVERWKQLPTDEGATYDRTLQLDAADIAPQVTWGTNPGMVTDVTGRVPDPADMNTTDDKRAAEHALEYMDLQPGTPITDIPVDRVFIGSCTNSRISDLRAAAEVAKGKKVAETVNAMVVPGSQAVKRQAEAEGLDKVFQEAGFEWREAGCSMCLGMNPDILMPGQRCASTSNRNFEGRQGKGGRTHLVSPQMAAATAVTGHFVDIRKFQ from the coding sequence ATGGCGAAACAAGAATCCCACGACTTTAGACATGGGAGTGTCAAAAAAACGATGTACGAAAAAATATGGGAGGCGCATCTCGTGCGCGCCTCCGCGGATGAAGTGCCGATCCTCTATATCGACACACACCTCGTTCACGAAGTCACATCCCCACAGGCATTTGAAGGGTTGCGGCTCAACAACCGAAAGGTACGCCGTCCTGATCTGACGTTCGCCACGATGGATCACAACGTACCGACGACGGATAGGTCGCTGCCTATTACCGACCTAATCGCAGCGAAACAGATGGAAACGCTCGCAGAAAACTGCACTGAGTTTGACATCCCGCTCTACGACATTGATAGTCCTGAGCAAGGCATCGTCCATGTCATCGGACCCGAACTCGGCATCACGCAGCCCGGCAAAACCATTGTGTGCGGCGATAGCCATACCTCAACGCACGGTGCGTTAGGTGCTCTCGCCTTCGGCATCGGCACCAGCGAGATTGAACACGTCCTCGCCACACAATGCCTCTTGCAACAGAAATCGGAGACCTTTGAGATTCGGATTGATGGTACACTCCCCTACGGCGTGACCGCAAAAGACATTATCCTCTCGATTATCGGGCATATCGGTATTGACGGCGGCAACGGTGCTGTGGTCGAGTACACAGGCTCTGCGATCCGCGCCCTCAGTATTGAGGAGCGGATGACTGTCTGTAATATGTCAATTGAGGCAGGCGCACGTGCGGGTATGATTGCCCCCGACGATACCACCTACGAATATATCACTGGCAAGCGTTTCGCACCCAAAGGCGAAGAGTTTGATGCAGCAGTTGAACGCTGGAAACAACTTCCGACTGACGAAGGCGCAACTTATGACCGAACGCTACAACTCGACGCAGCGGACATCGCACCGCAAGTGACATGGGGCACAAATCCCGGCATGGTGACCGATGTGACAGGACGTGTGCCGGATCCAGCAGACATGAACACAACCGACGATAAGCGCGCTGCAGAACACGCTTTGGAATACATGGACCTCCAACCCGGCACCCCGATAACAGATATTCCTGTGGACAGGGTTTTCATCGGCAGCTGCACCAACTCCCGTATCAGCGATTTACGGGCTGCTGCGGAAGTCGCCAAAGGCAAGAAAGTCGCAGAGACCGTCAATGCGATGGTCGTTCCGGGTTCGCAGGCAGTCAAACGTCAAGCGGAGGCGGAAGGACTTGACAAGGTTTTCCAAGAGGCAGGTTTTGAATGGCGTGAAGCCGGTTGCAGTATGTGCCTCGGCATGAATCCTGACATTTTGATGCCGGGTCAACGTTGCGCCAGCACATCGAACCGGAATTTTGAAGGCAGACAGGGTAAAGGCGGACGCACGCACCTCGTCAGTCCACAGATGGCAGCTGCAACGGCGGTTACAGGTCATTTCGTTGACATCCGAAAATTTCAATAG
- a CDS encoding mandelate racemase/muconate lactonizing enzyme family protein, giving the protein MKIRCINAYQVDLPLHEGSYNWSGGKSVSVFDSTIVSIETDEGITGYGEVCPLGPFYLPAYATGTRTGITELAPHLIGEDPTQLLPLNQRMDTALKGHPYVKSAIDIACWDILGKVSNQSVCTLLGGRYGQDFMLYRAISQQSPDEMAAKVATYRAEGYRKFQLKVGSDPNTDIERIHAVAELMEPGDVLIADANTGWLMHQAVRVVRGVRDVDVYIEQPCLSYEECLAIRQRTNHPFILDETIDSIHALLHGHADQAMDVVNIKISKFGGLTKAKLARDLCIELGVAMTIEDSWGGDITTAAIAHLAHSTPTEFLFTATDFNSYVTVSTAEGAPQRVSGRMAASTQPGLGITPNMDVLGEAVVRVE; this is encoded by the coding sequence ATGAAGATTCGCTGTATTAACGCTTATCAAGTTGACCTTCCACTCCATGAAGGCAGCTACAACTGGTCGGGTGGCAAATCTGTATCCGTCTTCGACAGTACCATTGTATCAATTGAAACGGACGAAGGCATTACAGGTTACGGTGAGGTGTGTCCGTTGGGACCGTTCTATCTCCCCGCTTATGCAACAGGAACCCGTACCGGTATTACTGAACTCGCACCGCACCTCATCGGCGAAGACCCGACCCAACTGCTTCCGCTCAATCAACGCATGGACACCGCGCTCAAGGGACATCCCTATGTGAAATCCGCAATTGACATCGCGTGTTGGGATATCCTCGGCAAGGTTTCAAACCAATCTGTCTGCACACTTCTCGGTGGAAGGTATGGACAGGATTTCATGCTTTATCGTGCGATCTCCCAACAATCTCCCGACGAGATGGCAGCGAAGGTTGCCACCTATCGTGCGGAAGGCTATCGCAAATTCCAGTTGAAAGTTGGTAGTGACCCAAATACCGATATTGAACGTATCCACGCCGTCGCCGAATTGATGGAACCAGGAGATGTGCTCATTGCAGATGCGAACACCGGTTGGTTGATGCACCAAGCCGTCCGCGTCGTCCGAGGTGTGCGCGATGTGGATGTCTACATTGAACAACCCTGCCTCTCCTACGAAGAATGCCTTGCCATCCGCCAGCGAACAAACCATCCCTTCATTCTCGATGAGACGATTGACAGCATCCATGCGTTGTTACACGGCCATGCCGACCAAGCGATGGATGTCGTCAACATCAAGATCAGCAAATTCGGTGGATTGACCAAAGCGAAACTCGCCAGAGACTTATGCATTGAACTCGGAGTCGCAATGACAATCGAAGATAGTTGGGGTGGCGACATCACAACCGCAGCGATTGCCCATCTCGCCCACAGTACACCGACAGAGTTCCTATTCACAGCAACCGATTTCAACAGCTACGTCACCGTCAGCACGGCAGAAGGTGCTCCACAACGGGTGAGTGGCAGGATGGCAGCTTCAACACAACCCGGTTTGGGCATCACTCCAAATATGGATGTGTTGGGTGAAGCGGTAGTTCGCGTGGAGTAA
- a CDS encoding RNA-guided endonuclease TnpB family protein — protein sequence MALRPERAQVSWFYQQCGYAKFAYNSALSDFKAELASDNFLSMYDLNRRFNAKKKAFDWTKAQDQRAAMYAIHNLGSAIDNWRKKRAKFPRLKKRGCRHSYTTDEQSVRMEGKHIKLPKIGWVKTFEELRFKGKIVSVTISRTAHRWFASVSVELQPPIHRCPASSEFVDWFASHTDIGTPNLIERSIYPTIGIDVGISTLATLDDGRKYENPKALKRYERKLKREQRKLSRKVFLSKNWYKQKRKVERLHYRIACIRRDAHHKATTEILIGVSSVGIETLQITNLLKNRKLSKVLSDAALGGFLGKLKTKAASLGIPIFQADRFFASSKTCSMCGHKKDDLTLSERQYHCSNCGTSIDRDVNAAINLKTLAVGQTES from the coding sequence ATGGCATTACGCCCGGAGCGCGCGCAGGTATCTTGGTTTTACCAGCAATGCGGTTATGCGAAGTTTGCCTACAATTCTGCATTGTCTGATTTTAAGGCGGAACTCGCATCGGATAATTTCTTATCTATGTATGATCTAAACAGACGCTTTAACGCGAAAAAGAAAGCGTTTGATTGGACGAAAGCACAAGATCAACGTGCTGCGATGTATGCTATCCACAACCTCGGTTCTGCTATAGACAACTGGAGGAAAAAGCGGGCGAAGTTTCCAAGACTGAAAAAACGAGGTTGCAGGCACTCCTATACAACCGATGAGCAATCCGTCCGCATGGAAGGTAAACATATCAAGCTACCCAAAATCGGTTGGGTCAAAACGTTTGAGGAATTGCGCTTTAAAGGAAAAATCGTATCCGTTACCATATCAAGAACTGCACATCGTTGGTTTGCGTCTGTATCTGTAGAACTGCAACCCCCTATCCACCGATGTCCAGCATCATCAGAGTTTGTGGATTGGTTTGCATCTCATACCGATATTGGAACACCAAACCTGATTGAGCGTTCAATCTACCCCACAATCGGTATAGACGTAGGTATTTCCACATTAGCGACACTTGATGATGGCAGAAAATACGAAAACCCGAAGGCATTAAAGCGTTACGAGCGAAAACTCAAGCGAGAACAACGCAAGTTAAGTCGAAAGGTGTTCTTGTCTAAAAATTGGTATAAGCAAAAGCGAAAAGTGGAGCGACTCCATTATCGCATTGCGTGTATCCGTCGCGACGCTCACCATAAAGCAACAACTGAGATTCTCATAGGTGTCAGTAGTGTTGGTATAGAAACGCTACAGATCACGAACCTGCTAAAGAATAGGAAACTCTCAAAGGTGTTATCAGACGCTGCGCTTGGCGGTTTCCTTGGGAAACTCAAGACGAAAGCCGCGTCCCTGGGTATACCTATTTTTCAAGCCGATCGGTTCTTTGCCTCAAGTAAAACATGTAGCATGTGCGGACATAAGAAAGACGACTTAACACTTTCGGAGAGACAGTATCATTGTAGCAACTGCGGAACGTCTATAGATCGAGATGTTAACGCAGCTATCAATTTAAAAACCCTCGCCGTCGGGCAGACGGAGAGCTAA